Within the Flavobacteriales bacterium genome, the region CATCTGCCCAAAGAAAAAACGCTGATCTCCGAAAGTGGACTCAGCGACCCGGCTGCTGTGATGCAGCTGAAAGATGCCGGCTTCAACGGCTTCCTGATCGGAGAAACATTCATGAAAACCGGACGCCCGGGAGCGGCATGCAGTGAATTTATTAAGAGTCTCAAGTCTTCCGCCTACGCCAAAGCTACGGCGGACAAGCAAGTCTAACATCTATTGTCTAATATCTAACATCTAACATGACCCTCCGAATTAAAGTATGCGGCATGCGTGATGCCAACAACATCCGGAAAGTAGCCGAACTCGGAATCTACTTCATGGGATTTATCTTTTACCCGAAGTCGCCCCGCTATGCCGGTGACATACTCGAGCCTTCCGTGGTGCAGTCGCTGCCTTCCTCCATCCGCCGTGTGGGTGTGTTTGTGAATGCGAAACAGGAAGATATTATTCGCACTGCAGACAGTTACCACCTGGATGCCGTGCAGCTGCATGGTACGGAATCACCGGAATTCTGCCGAGCAATGAAACTGCAGGGATTGCTGGTGTTGAAGGCATTCGGTATCGCAGAAGTATTCGACTTCGAGGAACTGGCGGATTACATCACGCACGTGGACTATTTCCTGTTCGATACGGCCAGCGTTTCACACGGTGGATCAGGTAAGAAGTTCACCTGGGACCTGCTGAAAGATTATCACCTGCGCGTGCCCTTCCTGCTGAGTGGCGGAATTGGCCCGGAAGATACGGAAGCCATCCGCTCCGTTTCGCACCATGCCCTGATGGGTGTGGACCTGAACAGCAAGTTCGAAACGGAACCCGGCATGAAGGACGAACAACGACTGGAATCTTTCCTTCAACAATTGAAAAGCACATCCTGATATTTCTATCTATATGTCAAAATACGCTGTTAACGAAAAAGGCTTTTACGGAGAATTCGGTGGCGCCTACATCCCCGAAATGCTCGTGCCCAATGTGGAGGAACTGAGAGAAAGATACCTCGACATCATCCACGGGGAAGAGTTCCAGGCGGAGTTCCTGCAACTCCTCCGCGATTACTGCGGACGGCCTACGCCGTTCTTCTTCGCCAAACGACTTTCGGAGAAGTACGGAAGTCGCGTGTACCTCAAAAGGGAAGACCTCAACCACACCGGTGCACATAAGGTCAACAACACCATCGGGCAAATCCTGCTGGCCCGCCGTTTGGGCAAGCAACGCATCATCGCGGAGACAGGCGCCGGTCAGCACGGTGTAGCCACCGCCACCGTGTGCGCCCTGATGGGAATGGACTGCGTGGTGTACATGGGTGAGGTGGACATGGCCCGCCAGAAGCCCAACGTGGAACGCATGAAGATGCTCGGGGCAACGGTCGTTCCGGCTACCAGCGGCAGCAAAACCCTGAAGGACGCCACCAATGAAGCCATTCGCGACTGGATCAACCACCCGGCCGAAACGCATTACATCATCGGCTCCGTCGTAGGACCTCATCCATACCCTGATATGGTCGCCAGGTTCCAGTCGATCATCAGCGAAGAAATGCGCAACCAGCTTCTCGAGAAAGAAGGCCGTGAATGCCCGGATGCCGTGATCGCCTGTGTAGGTGGCGGCAGCAATGCCATAGGTGCCTTCTATCACTTCCTGGATGATGAAGGTGTCAGGTTGATAGCGGTGGAAGGAGCTGGTGAAGGTGTCGATAGCGGACGGTCGGCAGCCACCAGCGTGCTGGGAAGACCCGGCATCATTCATGGCAGCATGACCCTGTTGATGCAGGATGAATTCGGGCAGATCACCGAACCGCATTGCATATCGGCCGGACTCGACTATCCCGGCATCGGTCCGGTACATGCCTACCTGAACAGCATGGGACGTGTGCACTACGGCAACGTCACCGACGACGAAGCCCTGGCGGCCGGTTACAGACTGGCTCGCATGGAGGGCATCATCCCTGCACTCGAATCTGCCCATGCGCTGGCGTGGCTGGAGAAAGAAAAGTTCGCATCCGACGACATAGTGGTGGTGAACCTGTCGGGGCGTGGCGACAAAGACCTGATGACCTACATCCAGCACCGCGAACGCATCACCGGAGAAAAATAACATCCACATGAACAGAATCGATACACTTTTCAAACAGCGCACCCGTCCCGTTCTCTCGGTATACTTCACCGCCGGGCACCCGGAAGCGCACACATCCGTTGACATCATCCGCAACCTGCAAAACAGCGGCGTGG harbors:
- the trpB gene encoding tryptophan synthase subunit beta; this encodes MSKYAVNEKGFYGEFGGAYIPEMLVPNVEELRERYLDIIHGEEFQAEFLQLLRDYCGRPTPFFFAKRLSEKYGSRVYLKREDLNHTGAHKVNNTIGQILLARRLGKQRIIAETGAGQHGVATATVCALMGMDCVVYMGEVDMARQKPNVERMKMLGATVVPATSGSKTLKDATNEAIRDWINHPAETHYIIGSVVGPHPYPDMVARFQSIISEEMRNQLLEKEGRECPDAVIACVGGGSNAIGAFYHFLDDEGVRLIAVEGAGEGVDSGRSAATSVLGRPGIIHGSMTLLMQDEFGQITEPHCISAGLDYPGIGPVHAYLNSMGRVHYGNVTDDEALAAGYRLARMEGIIPALESAHALAWLEKEKFASDDIVVVNLSGRGDKDLMTYIQHRERITGEK
- a CDS encoding phosphoribosylanthranilate isomerase, with the protein product MTLRIKVCGMRDANNIRKVAELGIYFMGFIFYPKSPRYAGDILEPSVVQSLPSSIRRVGVFVNAKQEDIIRTADSYHLDAVQLHGTESPEFCRAMKLQGLLVLKAFGIAEVFDFEELADYITHVDYFLFDTASVSHGGSGKKFTWDLLKDYHLRVPFLLSGGIGPEDTEAIRSVSHHALMGVDLNSKFETEPGMKDEQRLESFLQQLKSTS